The sequence cttttttaaatctatcaAAAAGTTTCAGTTTTTTATGTAATACATAAATGTTGAGAacatcttatttattatttttctcaaatAAAAAAGCAGCAACGTCTACTGCGTTTTGGAGATATAAGTATTGGACCTATTCAAATGTTATCAATAAAGTTAAAttatccttttaaaaaaagaatcttCCATGGCCCAATCCAGATAAAATGTGTAAAAGCCAAAGAAGAAATAAAGACTTATAATGAATGTgttcatcataatagtttatttgagaaatttcaatcaaatgacctcttaatggcagcagataccatgacatcctgttacagagactggagcagtttatcagatcgatctcagtttgtatttttctgtgcttggaccaattttatttaccttatacatgcttcctttgggcaatattatcaggaaacactccataaactttcattgttatgcagatgacactcaactatatttatcgataaaaccaaacatggatgacctgcaacttcttgatgttaaacagATCAATTAtctcatccaacaccactgtaaagaatcttggcgttatctttgatcaaaatcaggcacatcttgtctcaaaagatgcagcagttgatccagaatgcaaatcaagaatcacttttaaaattcttctcttaacctacaaagccttgattggtgatgctccatcatatcttaaagaccttcctcttgacagagcttatagttagggctgaatcaggtttgccctggtccagttCATCATATATCCCAAACAAGCATTTATAGCTCTGTATATTCCGCTCCCTTCGGCTGGTTGTTTTTCCAAGAAATATTttcctttaaaacattttagcaTTAAGATGCTGCAGCGGCCTGTTGGAGGGTTCTGAGATGTTGGCAGGTCATTGTACTATTCAGTGTTTAACTCACAATACATAGAGAAAGCGCTTGTTGTGCAGAAATCAGAGCGACAACACTGTCATTGCGTCTTTGCATGCGTGACAGTGTACCTGGCGGCAACTGTAAAGCCTTTCTATCACCGTTGTTTGGTTATACAGGGCTTGCTTGTCGCTGCTAGAAAAAGCAAATCGCCTTCTGCAGACGCTGCACTAACCCATGAACACCGTTTCTCGTATTCATCTTTCATTCCTTTTTCCACGCATCCGACAGCAGCCCTCGGAAGCATGATACTTCAGTTTGAGGGATTGGACAACATGTGGGAGCAATCTGAAAATAGattgttttaaaatgtagtacccatcaagaacacacacacacacacacacacatacacacacgcaaatgCATTGCTGGATCACAGGCAAGTTGCCTTTTTATACGACACTGTGGCTCGGTAAAAGGATTCTGGGAGTCCCGCTGTTCCTTCACCCAAAACTACATATTTGCAGTTTATATGATTCTCTATTACAAAGCCCCTAAAAAATATACAGTCCTCAGCCATCCAGTTTTGCAGCTGATGCAGGAGTGGAGCATAAACCTCCATAGAAGCAGCATTCCCTCAGATGCGTTTGAATAAGACATGATGCCAGTTTATTTTGGTAACATCCCCCACCCTAGACTGTTGGCAAGCACATGGAGTTGTGACTAACCCGCTTCCATTTTCCACATTaggcatgaaaaaaaaaaaaaaaaaaatacagattcTGTGTCTGTTCGGTTCAGATCGGAGTCAATGATGTCAAATTATCAATACGTGTTCGCCATTAACCGTTTCACACGTGAGCATGAATGCAGCGTTGTAAAGCGCAGCAGTCGTCTACCACTGGAGGAGAGAACCCTGCTGCGAATCTGAATGATGTGCATCCAAATTAGAGTTCATTACTTGATACTGACACACTTTTCCTCAGCTGCGTTTCCACCCCCGAGCTCTTTGATGTTAAATAATTCACAGAAGTCCGACAGCCACAACACTCACCGAGGTGTCTCGAGCCAAGAATCGCTGTAAGGCGTTCTCTGTTCAAAGCATGTGTCCAAATAGCTATGTTTAATCCTGGCGGACTGTCCCTGAATGCCTCACGCTGGTGTGAGTGAGGGGGGGCACATGAAGGTACACACTGtgacaacacaaagagacaagcACAGGCAATCCGTCATCGCTGAATCATATTCACCGAACTGCTCTTCTCTCACAGGTCTGGACTCGGCGTTGCCCGTCTGCGGCGGAGGGACAGGAAATGGTCGGCTGAGGTGTCATGGAGGACGTCCCCACTGCGTAGCTCGTCCAGGATGCAGTGTGGCCTTCCCAGCTGCGCATCACCTGTGGTGCGATGATCCAGTTATAACTGTGGGTGAGCATCCAAagggtatttttttttctccacgtgGATGTATTGATTATATCGTAATGTGATTAAAGGGGCATTCCACTGACTTCACGATTCAAGGTCAGTTCACTGGTCGCAAGGAGACGACGGAACGGTCTCAGGAGTCTGAGAATATCtgcctgatgatgtcacagtgacgtCATTAGGGCAATCTCGGGTTTTGATAGATATTAGAAAGCCTGCTTGACAAACTTGAGGCGTGGAGTTTCAAAGATGCGGCCTCAAAGATGCTATCCGAATGCCGAATGGGAAATTAGGCGATGCAGTAGAGTCAGTAAGAATGAATCCCCCTTCTGTGGTTTACGGGATTAAAAATGACCCGGGCCAAGAGTAAATTAGATAAGAAATTAGGTACATTTAAGGATGCTCCCATGAGCTGAAGCTAGCATTTTGCAGCCACCATACTGCCAACAGAGACACCAAAGACATATTCTCAAGGTCAAGGAATACATTGCACATCAAATGTAACCGTGTTGTGTGATGTATAAATGTTATAAGCATTATAATAGTTTCTTCTCCCCGAGGGCCTTCGAGATCGCACGGAGAAGAAGTGTCGGAAATAAGAGTAGATGTGGCGTTTTACACAACTGTAGGCagctgcctgatggatcgtggaggtctccatcgtggaatatgcctactatgaactattcatacactctgtcacattcattgaatgtattttaactctaaatctgtccttctgtacacattacatctattgcatctgtccatcctggagagggatcctcctctgttgctctcctgaaggtttcttccctttttcccccctgaagggttatttgggagtttttcctgatccgatgtgaggtcaaaggtcagggatgtctatgtgtacagattgtaaagcactccgagacaaatttgtaatttgtgaaatttggctatacaaataaactgaattgaattgaataggaTTATTTGAATGTTTAGTCTTTTTCTAAGCAGGTCTAAAAGAGCTTTCAGTGTTCTCACatttttccttaaaaaaaaaggaagaaagaaaaaggtccGTTTCCCCATGTTGCCCTTCAGAAATGTGACTACTGCGAGTCATTTTCTGTACACCTTGCTGTACGAGATATAGATATGCAGAGCCACGCACAGTCTACATTTCCACAGAGGACTTCACTGTAAATCGCCTCTCCACGGAAGTATAGAGAAAATGAAGCTTCGCAACTCTGCAAAACCAATTTCTCTATATCAGTAGAGAATCCCGTGTCGGTGCATGGCGTGTCATAACTATTCACACAACCGATTGCTTGGGCATTACTGGTGCATTTTATTTACAGCGCTCAGACATAATTGGCATATACAATTATGATAAGGCTCAATATATACCGTCCACCTTCCCCAGCGGTGGGACAAGGATCACGGTGGGAAATGTGATGACTTGCTTCCTCATGTGTAAAGCTGTAATGAATATGCCAAACACCTGTGCTCACATTATATCTGTTTTCCTCCTTTGTGTAATTGAGCAGATCAGTTAATAACTGCCTTTTCCCCCAGTTAGGGCTCGGCGTATTGCCAGCAGCCGATTAAGGAGGTGGAGAGACTGTCCCTGGGAGAGCCGGGGAGGTCTGTCATCcttaaattcaatgtaaatgaGCGAGCAAAGTGGCAATGTAGCGAGCCCCACGGCACTGTGTCTGAAATATAATGACGCAATCCAGAACAAATAAAGGAGtgcaacataaaacataaacgtaAACCATAAGCCAGGCAGAATTTAAATCCTCTGGATATCGCCAAAGTTATCGATTACAAAATCACGACAAATAacaaggaaataaaataaaaggaaatcTGTATAATGAACAAAAACCGCCGTCGATACAAAAATACTCCACGAAAAGAAAACTTCTGCTACTTCCTCGTGCAATAAACTTCTTcgttggggaaaaaagggtgtAATCATTTTCTTTTAGACTTTGGGAGAGGTAGTTATTTTAATTCTCAAAGTGCTATGACCTTATGTGGTGTCTGTTCGTGATCATTTTGTGCACAATGGAGAACTAACGTCTTTACGCTCAAATCCTTTTGTCGTCTTTTTTCCCGAAACATGCAATTTGCGTAAAATGTTAACGGAGTAAGAAGTGTGTTTAAGTGCTCTGCCTCCTTTCCTCCAGGGCTTGAGAGGCCAGGtcctacattttttatttaatcacaCATCCGACTGCTGCCTGAAGAGTGATTGTCCAATCATAATTTAGCATCAGGAATAGTCTGTCAGTGTAAAAAAGACCGTCCGGTCCGGGATGCCATCAGAGTTTGAGGTTAAATTCTGTTTCTGCTTATTATGGTCAAGTATTTGGTTTAAACTCCTCAGACTGGTGAATTTCTAACTGTATTTGcgtaacatatataaataaaatattagcaCACAAGTAATTCATTTGAGTTTGTCCGAAGACCTGCTAGATTATCTCCTGGCCTGGTGGTGGGTGGTGTAGTTATGGAGACAGTATAAAACACATTAATGAAGACAAGTTTCCGTAACTACATTTGAGAGAGCTAGCTGGCTCCCATCCTCTTCTTGAATTTTGGTTATGGATTAACCCATGACCTATCCCTTAGTCTCTGCCTCTCATGTATCCGTGGGCATCCAGTCCACAAAAGATAATAAACTGACAAtgtttggagaaaaaaacatttaataccATTTAATACTCTTTACTGCTCTTGTAGCTGTAAGTGTTTTTGGTAACTTCTGTTAACCAAGTGTATGTGAACAGATGAGAGGCACAGACTGCGACTACCATTGACccattgtttatatttatatcccAAATTGCACTCGTATTAACACATTAAGAGAAGAGTGGTGCAAGTTgtcattaataaaaaacataatgcATCCAACCTTTTGACCTGACCCATCGTCTTCATCAAACTGTGACAAATCATTAATATATTCAATTTTTAGATTCATTCTGAGATGTTCTTACAATGAATTTACAGTCATTGTCTTTCATGCTGTATGTGAGGTTTCTCAAAGGGATACAAAGTTGAACCAATTGATCTGGACTCATGGGAAGGGAAGGGCACGTATCCCACACAGTCAAGCTGCAGTCTGGTGACATCATTTCCTGCCATTTGGCCGGCGACTCGTGACAGCAccgggtcaggaggtcactgcCTCGTCGTCAGCGACGGCCCCGATGAGCTCATCGGGTCGGCAGAGGGTCAAGTTCATGCTCCATGGTCTTCTCTGGTAGTTTTGACCCTCCTTTTGTTGGCTGTGACACACTTATagatgtgtgtttaaaaaaaaaatttcataaccttttattcttttacctTCTTTTCTGCAAAGCACCTGCTCCATCATCTCACTCGTAATGTGTTTGGGTGAGGCGGAAACGGCGCGGTGTCGGCTGCACAATGATATTCTATTCCGTTTAAGCAGCTCACAGTAAACTGTGACACAATTTCCTTCAATGATACTTTTGGTCCTCGTGAATATGGCTCTATAATATGACCTCCCAGTGCCTCTCCATCCCCAAGTGACTGAAATTCAGCCAAGTATATGTTTGCTTGAATGGTGGAAATATCAACACATTTGATCGACTTTATGATTCTCCGAGAAATCCTGAGTGTTACTAAAATCCAGAATGATAACACGtccgtttctcttctttttttcttcttctctccaggtAATGCCGAGCCAAATAACCAATCCTGGAGATGCCGAAGAGAAGAGATATTCTTGCCATCGTGTTGATCGTGTTACCCTGGACGCTGCTCATCACTGTTTGGCACCAAAGCGCTATAGCACCGCTCCTCGCCATCCGCAAGGGTAAGCAGCGCACCGCACTCCACCGGCAACATCACAAATTAAGTGGGTCCTCGAACCCAACAAGACACTCCAGGTTTAGCCAGAAGGCCGTTCACCCAGAGGCACTCGCTAACCGTGACCAGCGGTTTCATCAGAGCTCAATGGCTCTCGTTCAGTCATTGTAAACCTCATTAGTGTGGATTGTTTggttacagatatatatatatatatataattatttatttatttatatatatatatagttatatatatatcggccatatatatagttatatatatatatttatctatctatctatctatatataaatgtatatatacatatatatatactgtgtacctgcatatatatatatatatatatactgtgtatatgcTCTCATACATCAGTGAGTTATAGTAATTGTGTGTATCGTACATTCAGTCATTTGAATAGAATGAATTGCTAAGCTTTGTCTAATATTTTATTGTTCTTATGTTGACTATAACTTTTTTCTAGCCTATCCACTTACATGCCTTGGGCCATTCATCTTTCTCTCGGTGCGGCGCTCAACTTCACACGGCGTGCACTGTGCGGCATTTCATTTATCCATTCAGGTTTTTAAACTATTCCCCGAATCTACGCGTTCAAATTCTGTGCAAATTCATTTTTAGAGTCCGTTTAATCAGCaatttgaaataataaatgtcGGCTCAATTAGCCTCACGGAATATCTTCCTTCCACGTGTAATATCACGCCAGTCTGAGTCGTTAAGACGCACACTCACGAGCTTCCCAATCATCTCCCAGGAAACCAACAGAGTAAAATGTCAagcagtctgcagagtaaacaaCCCCATTAGAGCCACAGCGAATCAACAGAGCTCTTTGCCCTCTTCTTATAATTTCAAGAATGTGCACACTTGGGGTTAACAACCAAAACAAGTAGACACAATTGTCCTTAAGCCGCCTGGAGTCAACATCAGCtacaaattatattaaatgtgtgttttacagCTTGACTCGACAACTTAAATAGTGTCTGATTAGTTGATAAATTTCTTCCTCACTAAATTCAATTTATGAAAACAGTGTTGACAATTAAAGACAGTGAAGACACAATGAATTACACATAGAAAGAAAAATTGCCAGTGCTGTCTTTCCCCGCGCTGCCCACCGCTGGGCCAGATGCTTTTGTGTGCTCTTAAAAGAGACGCTCGAGGTTTTTTTTGGCCCGCAGCCTTTGTCAAACATCTGGCCATCAGCAGATTGTGTTAATCTATCTGCCGGGGAAAAGCCCCTCCTTATGTCGGAGGTGAGAATGGAGCTCGGGCTGAACAGGAACGATGCTCGCCCAATATCTGCGGcacaatgaaatgaaatgaaatttaaaaaacttgAATGAGTCTATTATCATAGTTTATCCATCTGGAGCGAACCAAAGCATCGCAGTCTTTTACCTCGAGAGCATTCAGCTCGTGTCAGCGGATTTACTCTCCGCTGTCCACCTGCAGGTCTGAAGAGGACACGTTGTTTCTCACTTATACATACAAAAATTCATAATTTACCTTTTTTCAGAAGAAAGGAACTATAAAGCAGTGTGTTAGTAGCACGGCATTGACGACTGTCGTGGCGCAGCTGCTGGGGGCCatttagttttgtttgatttgCATTCGGTGTTACCTGGATTTTCAAAATCCAGATAACCAGTGTGCCTTTGAAGTGAAATACCCGCCAATGTTATGTGTCCTGTATGTTTGGGTTGAGCAGAATAACCCCAAATCTGCATAAGCAATTTCAACCATTTTCCATTGGAGTAATTTATAAGCCAAAATCTCTCGTTACAGTCAGTCGCACCACAGTTAATCATTGCATTTTAGCTTGTGTTTCGGGATCTCCGAGGCAATGTCTCGTCATAATGAAATTAATGTGAATAGCAATGAATAATTCTGCCACGTTGCAGGAAAGTAGCAGAGCGTTTTGTACGTTATGGACACGGAGGGGCAGGCAGATGGTTGAGGGAGTCCATGACGCTGAACATTAGAAGAAGGCACGTCTCATGGATCCTCATCGCCCGCATTTTTCTAACTTTTTTCGAAAGAAAAGCCCAAAGGCGACGCTGGGGGAAATAGCAAGGGCTCATCCCTCCCTCGCCTCGCCCCGTCTCTCTGTCCATCAGCTGTGTTATCCTCTCACGGTGCCCGCTTTCACTTTTTGCAGCCTGTCACCACCTAGTAAAAGAGATCTTTATCATTCCAGAGAGGCTTGCAGTCCGCCACCACCAGCTCTCAGGTACACTTTACCCCTATTGGGTTTAAGTCACCTGAGGCAAGCATACAAAGGGCAGCCCGAGGTTGCACTAATGCCTTACATGTCTTCTTATCCCCGAATCTGCAGAGGATGGCGTGGAGGGCAAGAGGGAGGCAGGTGGGCAGGCTCAAGACTCCAAGGAATACTGTGCCTCAGATAAGGACATTGTGGAGGTGGTGAGGACAGAGTACGTGTACACGCGGCCTCCGCCCTGGTCCGACGTGCTGCCGACCATCCACATCATCACCCCCACATACAGTCGGCCGGTGCAGAAGGCGGAGCTGACGCGGCTGGCAAACACCTTCCTCCACGTCCCCAACCTGCACTGGATCCTGGTGGAGGACTCCCAGAGGAGGACGCCTCTCGTCACGCGGCTCCTCCGAGAAACGGGACTCAACTACACCCACCTCAACGTGGAGACGCCCAGGAACTACAAGCTGCGGGGGGACACGCGGGACCCCAGGATCCCCAGGGGGACGATGCAGAGGAATCTGGCCCTGCGGTGGCTGAGGGAGACCTTCAACGCCAACAGCAGCCAAGCGGGGATCGTCTACTTTGCAGACGACGACAACACATACAGCCTGGAGTTGtttgaggaggtgagagagacgCGGCACGCTCGTGTGTATTTTCATGCGTTCTTTGCAAAACTCTCACGAATTCGGCTTTCACACTGCGGGGGCGGCGTTATGCCACCGTCGACGAGTTTTGTGTGAAACGGACGGATCTTCAGCATCACGGAATCTGTGCGTGAACTGTGgatttgttgtgttttatagATCCCAGTGTTACAAATGAAAATCATGACCCAATCATCTCTTGCTTAAGCCTTAATTAATAAGTATTTCCAACTTGAATCTTCTAAAGCAGGGGGGTcacactcattttcaccgagggccacaccaGCATCACGCCTgtcctcaaagggccggttgtaactgtaacactgtataaactactcaaacatattgttaaataactctttgcatttgattattgtttatttgagtgtagaaatattggacatgagaacatttctctaacagtataacataaatccatttaatttgaaaccttcaaaataaaagcgcaggtcttaaatgtctttaaaaaaaggtaatcaaatgtctttcaagccatcaggtgcttgtcacggggtgaggctcaggtgcagagaaagagGCAGGACTCaaatgtgaataacaaaaagacTATTTAATGAGACAAAAGttccaaaaaaagcaaaacgtccaaaagggggcaggcagggAATCGGGGTCAGgggaggcaggcagggtcaaacaggcaggtcaAGAATATCCAGCGCACAGGGAAGACGGAACCAAAGACAAcaactatagagcgtattcacgtgacgtcagcatctcaatcgcgccatcttggggtcccacttattaaatgtcagaagaagttgacctggctatcgtgtctgctgtttgattatgcgagagcccagcaacctcatgtccttctgcattaccaaagaaagttttcagcggttggaattgaatattcgcaacgcttttttacctgattttactcgctcaaccctttgtggttaattcgctagttacccctagttaccagcacatagctcggtcacattcctgtaaaacagttttcatttccgctatcgaccatgggacattaacaactatttctgcgttacacttgttgtagaaataccacatcaagcgccccgtgtctgggttcatatatgatccgtagtcgcacagctccgcctccaggacgagtgtctggatgaagccgcttccagctccttcaggaccagcagtgcctGGCTGGCCGTactgatgctgttcccatgtagccagtgttttattttactttgaaatgaatcacagagtaaaggcagacatcgcccgacggagttgccatgttcattgcttcctcccaagtttccatccacagttccttttgcgcaagtgaaagacattgatttttgctcggcgaaaaaagcaaaaatagattattgacgagagtgtgtcaatggaaacgtgcccacaacccgatgtgtcaacagaaacacatgagaacagtcctaacgctcatacgccgagtgaagccgaagtagatgacaagttgaagtaatagcctgtcttgttgagctgataaacccatattctgaatcattagtcccacatccaacaatgaggcacagtaccataatcacaaggcactgcaattgtgtctccttcaggatataatggtcatttctaaagaagagcggcatgaaataacacaaaacaatgccgtgcatggaccccaacatggccgccaaaggttcttgtggtcacgtgagtgaatacgctctatagacaacaatccaacaggagacaagggaaagactgacacaatatatagggggggaccaggtgtacgacatcagacagtaacgagacaagagtggctgagggcaggtgaagggaattaaacaatcaagacagaggagacacagaggagacataggagacacggaacataggagaaacagggtgttacatcaggggccacataaaatgatgtggcgggccgtATTTGTCCGTTGATTTGTTCCCAGCAAAAACCCAGACGGCAGCCTGTTTAGAACGCGAGAGAGCTCAGCCGCCACTCGGCGACAAGAGGAGAGACTGGAATTGATcagcggggccagcaatcagtGAACCCTCATCAATATGTTCTGGTCATTGTGTGCAAAGATCCagtaaaataaaactgactgcCCAAATTAAAAATACGGTCTTGAGGAAAGAATGAGGCAGATGAAAtagtatttttgtgtttttgggacaataattattttaattgtcCCAATGATATTCTCTACTGTACATGTATACTCCTTTTAGAGTTGTATAGGAGAACAAAAACAcactaataataatcataataactttatttatatagcacctttaaaatcaaagtttacaaagtgctctacagagaatcaaggcaaaacaagtAGAagagtaagatacaaatataaaataaaaaaacagacaaactaaattaggggaaccaaagaactgcataaaaggatgacatcacttaaaagctgttctataaaaatgggttttaagaagtgatttaaatgaATGTAACGAATTtaacaaatgtaaatgtttactttATGGATAACATGACATCAAATATTTCATACTGCCCAGCCATATACTCTATACTCTACGGATCTGAGGTTTGTTATACAACTATGAATTCACTGTAACTTGGAGCATTTCTTTTGGGCTCTTAACAAGCACAGTGATCCGGGGCTGTTGGAGAGACGTTTGGCCATGTGCTTTAATCAGTACATCTCAGGCCATCCATCTCCACAGCAGGTGAATTACCTGGCCTGCTATGTATTCGCCTCAAGTCTTGTTAGTCGTGCAGACGGGGTCCGAAGTAAATGGAGCGTCGGGTATTGACGGGGCCTGTCATTACCTTTCTCTGAGAGTGCTCCGTCTCCCTCAGAGGCCCTCCATCACCTCCCACGGGCCTATTTATGGGTCAGAGTAacggagggggaaagagagagggagggatagaaaaagaagaaaaaaatgcgaTAAAAAGAGGAGTTGACAGACAGAAAGCAGAGAGTAGGAC comes from Pseudoliparis swirei isolate HS2019 ecotype Mariana Trench chromosome 20, NWPU_hadal_v1, whole genome shotgun sequence and encodes:
- the b3gat1a gene encoding galactosylgalactosylxylosylprotein 3-beta-glucuronosyltransferase 1; the encoded protein is MPKRRDILAIVLIVLPWTLLITVWHQSAIAPLLAIRKEDGVEGKREAGGQAQDSKEYCASDKDIVEVVRTEYVYTRPPPWSDVLPTIHIITPTYSRPVQKAELTRLANTFLHVPNLHWILVEDSQRRTPLVTRLLRETGLNYTHLNVETPRNYKLRGDTRDPRIPRGTMQRNLALRWLRETFNANSSQAGIVYFADDDNTYSLELFEEMRSTRKVSVWPVAFVGGLRYESPKVNAAGKVYGWKTVFDPHRPFAIDMAGFAINLRLILFKPQAYFKLRGVKGGYQESSLLRELVTLNDLEPKAANCTKILVWHTRTEKPVLVNEGKKGFTDPNVEI